A stretch of Rattus norvegicus strain BN/NHsdMcwi unplaced genomic scaffold, GRCr8 scaffold_2, whole genome shotgun sequence DNA encodes these proteins:
- the Idi2-ps1 gene encoding isopentenyl-diphosphate delta-isomerase 2-like → MFQASKTHLNELQIKRLEEILIVIDKQDQIIGADTKRNCHLMENINKGLLHRVFSVVLFNTQNQLLVQQRADAKYTFPGHFTDSCSSHPLYVPEELEEEDAVGVRRAALRRLQAELGIPQDQISIKDITFITRKYQKCQSDAVWGDHEIGYLLLVRKDLTLNPDPREVRSYSYMSQEDVQGLLDREARGAEKITRWFRSMVEDFLLPWWPYLEDVSPFVEPDKIYGL, encoded by the exons ATGTTCCAGGCAAGCAAAACCCACCTGAATGAACTCCAGATAAAACGCCTGGAGGAGATCCTCATTGTCATTGACAAGCAGGACCAGATCATTGGGGCCGACACCAAGAGGAACTGCCACCTGATGGAAAACATCAACAAGG GTCTGCTACACCGAGTCTTCAGTGTGGTCCTCTtcaacacacaaaaccagctctTGGTTCAGCAGAGAGCAGATGCCAAGTACACTTTTCCTG GACATTTTACAGATTCCTGTTCTAGTCACCCTTTATATGTGCCTGAGGAGCTGGAAGAGGAGGATGCCGTGGGAGTGAGGAGGGCGGCCCTGAGACGTCTGCAGGCTGAACTGGGCATCCCCCAGGACCAG ATTTCCATAAAGGACATAACCTTCATAACCCGAAAATACCAAAAGTGTCAGTCAGATGCCGTCTGGGGAGACCATGAGATTGGCTATCTTCTGTTGGTAAGGAAGGACCTTACGCTGAACCCAGATCCCAGGGAAGTGAGAAGCTACAGCTATATGAgccaggaggatgtgcaggggcTACTGGACAGGGAGGCCCGTGGGGCAGAGAAGATCACCCGATGGTTCAGAAGCATGGTAGAAGACTTCCTGTTGCCTTGGTGGCCTTATTTAGAGGATGTGTCCCCATTTGTGGAGCCTGACAAGATATATGGACTTTGA